A single region of the Chelonia mydas isolate rCheMyd1 chromosome 4, rCheMyd1.pri.v2, whole genome shotgun sequence genome encodes:
- the LOC119566032 gene encoding uncharacterized protein LOC119566032: MSFYRRLRSFFQRLASREHREIHVHKVLVQPAAIEACSGLSPQEQALPEKPQGRKCSWTILSGMKRLCVCCQSHSAMAESSEERTASSPRRWTHLSLKKKAAETQVEAEEVKLQETTDKDEVDLTGTKKEPSDMKGKWEKGSPEEQEEECTPSPSLTSSSHMTMTPREHPSSAPLHALLMAAVKGLSTPTLQRFRAAEEELRAIVSLHGDKMEKVGDVVGGILIWLDNSCDPRARRAVLRAMALLARSHPQDVVLTCVTHTLSSHR, encoded by the exons ATGAGTTTTTACAGAAG GCTTCGTTCCTTTTTCCAAAGACTCGCCTCTCGGGAGCACAGAGAGATCCATGTGCACAAAGTGCTCGTCCAACCTGCAGCCATTGAGGCATGCTCTGGCCTCAGCCCCCAAGAACAGGCCTTGCCAGAGAAGCCCCAGGGAAGAAAATGCTCATGGACCATCCTGTCAGGCATGAAAAGACTCTGTGTCTGTTGCCAATCCCACAGCGCGATGGCAGAGAGCAGTGAGGAGAGAACAGCTTCCTCTCCAAGAAGGTGGACGCACTTGTCCCTGAAGAAGAAAGCAGCTGAGACCcaggtggaggcagaggaggtGAAGCTGCAGGAGACGACAGACAAAGACGAAGTGGATCTTACAG GGACGAAGAAGGAGCCGTCTGACATGAAGGGGAAGTGGGAAAAAGGAAGCCcagaagagcaggaagaagagTGCACTCCCAGCCCCTCATTAACAAGCAGCTCCCATATGACGATG ACCCCCAGGGAGCACCCTTCCTCAGCCCCGCTCCATGCCCTGCTGATGGCAGCCGTGAAGGGTCTGTCAACACCCACCCTGCAGAGATTTAGAGCCGCAGAGGAAGAGCTGAGGGCCATCGTATCTCTCCACGGAGACAAGATGGAGAAA GTTGGAGACGTGGTGGGAGGGATCTTAATCTGGCTCGACAACAGCTGTGATCCCAGAGCCAGAAGAGCAGTGCTCAGGGCCATGGCCTTGCTGGCTCGCTCCCACCCCCAGGACGTGGTTCTAACCTGTGTGACTCACACGCTCTCATCGCACAGGTAG